From the Halorhabdus utahensis DSM 12940 genome, one window contains:
- a CDS encoding glutamate-5-semialdehyde dehydrogenase, with protein sequence MTDTDTESKVEAAEAAALELANVSDADRRAALEAIATAIDDHREEVIAVNDEDVEAGEELLEAGEYTQALVDRLKLDDAKMDSIVEMVESVAAMDDPLGETLEARHLDDDLDLYKVAVPIGVIGTVFESRPDALVQIAALALKSGNAVILKGGSEASESNRELFEIIREAAQDVEAIPEGWVQLIEAREAVDTVLEMDEYIDLLMPRGSSAFVSYVQENTQIPVLGHTEGVCHVYVDSEADLDEAVEVAYDAKVQYTAVCNAVETLLVHDDVAEEFLPTMADRYAEADVELRGDDRTREILADSGLDVLEATEEDWRTEYGDLILSIKVVDSLVDAIDHVNTNGSKHTESILTEDDAKARKFMTGVDAASVFHNASTRFADGYRYGLGAEVGISTGKIHARGPVGLEGLTTYKYYLEGDGHLVASYAGEDAIPFSHEDFDGEW encoded by the coding sequence ATGACTGATACGGACACTGAATCCAAGGTCGAGGCCGCCGAAGCTGCGGCGCTCGAACTGGCCAACGTCAGCGACGCCGATCGTCGCGCCGCCCTGGAAGCGATCGCAACGGCCATCGACGATCACCGCGAGGAAGTCATCGCGGTCAATGATGAGGACGTCGAGGCCGGCGAGGAGTTGCTCGAAGCCGGCGAATACACCCAGGCGCTGGTCGACCGGCTGAAGCTGGACGACGCCAAGATGGACTCGATCGTCGAGATGGTCGAGAGCGTCGCGGCGATGGACGACCCGCTCGGCGAGACCCTCGAAGCGCGCCACCTCGACGACGACCTGGATCTCTACAAGGTCGCGGTCCCCATCGGCGTGATCGGGACGGTCTTCGAGTCTCGGCCCGACGCCTTAGTCCAGATCGCCGCCCTCGCCCTCAAATCGGGCAACGCGGTCATCCTCAAGGGCGGCAGCGAGGCCAGCGAGTCCAACCGTGAACTCTTCGAGATCATCCGCGAGGCTGCCCAGGACGTCGAGGCCATCCCCGAGGGCTGGGTCCAGTTGATCGAGGCCCGGGAGGCCGTCGACACCGTCCTAGAAATGGACGAATACATCGACCTGCTGATGCCTCGCGGCTCCTCGGCGTTTGTCAGCTACGTCCAGGAAAACACGCAGATTCCCGTGCTGGGCCACACCGAGGGCGTCTGTCACGTCTACGTCGACAGCGAGGCCGACCTCGACGAAGCGGTCGAGGTGGCTTACGACGCGAAGGTGCAGTACACCGCTGTCTGTAACGCCGTCGAGACGCTGCTGGTCCACGATGACGTCGCCGAGGAGTTCCTGCCCACCATGGCCGACCGCTACGCCGAGGCCGATGTCGAACTGCGTGGCGACGACCGGACGCGGGAGATTCTCGCTGATTCGGGCCTGGACGTGCTCGAGGCGACTGAGGAAGACTGGCGTACCGAATACGGCGACCTGATCCTCTCGATCAAGGTCGTCGACTCGCTGGTGGACGCCATCGATCACGTCAACACGAACGGCTCGAAGCACACCGAGTCGATCCTGACCGAGGACGACGCCAAGGCCCGGAAATTCATGACGGGTGTCGACGCCGCCAGCGTCTTCCACAACGCCTCGACCCGGTTCGCCGACGGCTATCGCTACGGCCTGGGCGCGGAGGTCGGCATCTCGACGGGCAAGATCCACGCCCGCGGGCCCGTCGGCCTAGAGGGGCTGACGACCTACAAGTACTACCTCGAAGGCGACGGCCACCTGGTCGCCTCCTACGCTGGCGAGGACGCCATCCCCTTCTCTCACGAGGATTTCGACGGCGAGTGGTAA
- the proB gene encoding glutamate 5-kinase — MSDAIDPEEIERTRELAADAERVVVKAGTNSLTDAESNLDDAKLDKLVDDVADLLDHGKEVLLVSSAAIGAGRGRVDAETDTVEASQALSTVGQSHLMRRYTESFERYDRKVAQILVTQADLDDPERFTNFHNTVETLLDWGIVPIVNENDAVAIAEIQIGDNDMLSSSIAVGIEADLLVTLTDVDGVYTGNPKDDPDATKIEAVGSNYGAVQEIVAQSTTEEFGGITTKVEGARTANEHGIPAVIAGSAEPDVLARIAAGESVGTIFLPVNGAYDD; from the coding sequence ATGAGTGACGCCATCGACCCCGAAGAGATCGAGCGGACGCGCGAACTCGCCGCCGACGCCGAGCGGGTCGTCGTCAAGGCGGGGACGAACTCCCTGACGGACGCCGAGTCGAACCTCGACGACGCGAAACTCGACAAGCTCGTCGACGACGTGGCCGACCTGCTCGATCACGGCAAGGAGGTCCTGCTGGTCTCTTCGGCGGCGATCGGGGCCGGCCGGGGACGCGTCGACGCAGAGACCGACACCGTCGAAGCGTCCCAGGCGCTGTCGACCGTCGGCCAGAGCCATCTGATGCGCCGGTATACCGAGAGCTTCGAGCGCTACGATCGGAAGGTCGCCCAGATTCTGGTCACGCAGGCCGACCTGGACGATCCCGAGCGGTTCACCAACTTCCACAACACTGTCGAGACGCTGCTGGATTGGGGGATCGTCCCGATCGTCAACGAGAACGACGCCGTCGCGATCGCGGAGATCCAGATCGGCGACAACGACATGCTCTCCTCGTCGATCGCGGTCGGGATCGAGGCCGACCTGCTGGTGACGCTGACCGATGTCGACGGCGTCTACACCGGCAACCCGAAGGACGATCCCGACGCGACCAAGATCGAGGCCGTCGGGAGCAACTACGGGGCCGTCCAGGAGATCGTCGCCCAGAGCACGACCGAGGAATTCGGCGGGATCACGACGAAGGTCGAGGGCGCGCGAACGGCCAACGAGCACGGGATCCCGGCGGTGATCGCGGGCTCGGCCGAACCGGACGTGCTTGCCCGCATCGCCGCCGGCGAATCGGTGGGCACAATATTCTTGCCTGTCAACGGAGCATACGATGACTGA
- a CDS encoding pyrroline-5-carboxylate reductase family protein, producing MVHVSVIGCGHMGGALVRGLSAANHRVTACDVDESALEDLSGVADGTTTDLEAAASAPIVVLAVGPDIAGEVLAGLGLDPDQTVVSVAAGVSTSVLESTTDAAVVRMMPNLAAEYGEMAAAVTPEPTGDVAAVLADLGTVVTIEEDQMDLATAINGSGPAFVFYLIGAMQQAGIEGGLDSDDAAALAAQTFKGAAEIALQSDESVDELIDAVATEGGTTIEGMEVLWDSDVEDVLGEAVTAAEERSAEITAEVGEE from the coding sequence ATGGTTCACGTTAGCGTTATCGGCTGTGGACACATGGGCGGGGCGCTCGTCCGTGGGTTGTCCGCCGCCAACCACCGGGTGACGGCCTGTGACGTCGACGAATCGGCACTCGAAGACCTATCGGGCGTCGCCGACGGGACGACGACCGACCTCGAAGCGGCAGCCTCAGCGCCGATCGTCGTGCTGGCGGTCGGCCCCGATATCGCCGGCGAAGTGCTCGCGGGTCTCGGTCTCGACCCCGACCAGACGGTCGTCTCGGTCGCCGCGGGCGTCTCGACGTCGGTCCTCGAATCGACGACCGACGCCGCCGTCGTCCGGATGATGCCGAACCTCGCCGCCGAGTACGGCGAGATGGCCGCCGCGGTGACGCCCGAACCCACGGGCGATGTCGCCGCAGTCCTCGCAGACCTGGGGACCGTTGTCACGATCGAGGAGGACCAGATGGACCTTGCGACGGCGATCAACGGCAGTGGGCCGGCGTTCGTCTTCTACCTGATCGGCGCGATGCAGCAGGCTGGCATTGAGGGCGGCCTTGACTCGGATGACGCTGCGGCACTTGCCGCCCAGACGTTCAAAGGCGCGGCCGAGATCGCCCTGCAGAGCGACGAGAGCGTCGATGAACTGATCGACGCCGTGGCGACGGAAGGCGGGACGACGATCGAGGGCATGGAGGTGCTGTGGGACAGCGACGTTGAGGACGTCCTCGGCGAAGCTGTGACGGCCGCCGAAGAACGGTCGGCAGAGATCACCGCAGAAGTCGGCGAGGAGTGA
- a CDS encoding TetR/AcrR family transcriptional regulator has product MGTEGDAGNSASEGDTGSGTATDAAGDTHEAIMGATYRALCEHGYADLTMQDIADEFDKSRSLLHYHYDTKEDLLLAFVDQMVGWIGDRLAETETDEPLPRLAEYVDRFVIEPDESDRQTFAVAIAELRVQAVHHPQFREKLQAHYERNVETVADILADGIEAGVFRDVDPERVGEAIYTAMVGARTYQVTLGAADATRRMRDAIAEFVIRELLVADRDVPEYVG; this is encoded by the coding sequence ATGGGCACGGAGGGCGACGCCGGCAACAGCGCTTCGGAGGGTGACACTGGGTCCGGCACTGCGACGGACGCCGCTGGCGACACCCACGAGGCGATCATGGGTGCGACCTATCGCGCGCTGTGTGAGCATGGCTACGCCGACCTCACGATGCAGGACATCGCCGACGAGTTCGACAAGAGCCGGTCGCTGTTGCACTATCACTACGACACGAAGGAGGACCTGCTGCTCGCGTTCGTCGACCAGATGGTGGGGTGGATCGGGGATCGATTGGCCGAGACGGAGACCGACGAGCCACTCCCCAGGCTGGCGGAGTACGTCGATCGGTTCGTGATCGAGCCGGACGAGTCCGATCGGCAGACGTTCGCCGTCGCAATCGCTGAGCTACGCGTCCAGGCCGTCCACCACCCCCAGTTCCGCGAGAAACTGCAGGCACACTACGAACGCAACGTCGAAACCGTCGCCGACATCCTCGCCGACGGGATCGAGGCAGGCGTCTTCCGGGACGTCGATCCCGAGCGCGTGGGCGAAGCCATCTACACCGCGATGGTCGGGGCGCGAACCTACCAGGTCACCCTCGGTGCCGCGGACGCCACTCGGCGGATGCGAGACGCCATCGCCGAGTTCGTCATCCGGGAGCTGCTCGTCGCGGACCGGGACGTGCCCGAGTACGTCGGGTGA
- a CDS encoding ABC transporter ATP-binding protein, whose translation MSWGFSGGNDDADTFEHLREGVDRPMWRLLGNYGRGYIPEFVLGGVASVVARFLELIPALVLGVAIDALFVGGQDFTLPLVPQSVIPADEPGQFWFAVGLVGAVYLLSAGLNWVNGWAWNRFAQHLQHEVRVDTYDVVQRMRMGFFDDKQTGEVMSILNNDVNQLESFLTNDLNAGIRISVLVVGVASVMVWLNWQLAIVALLSVPVLAVASYLFVQRIGPKYGRVRRSVGALNSRLENNIGGIEVVKSYGRESFERDRVEEASEEYLDANWDAITTRIKFFPTLRIITGLGYMFTFLVGGYWLLFGPPSVSLAGTTVGFTGGMTLGVLTPMLLYARRFLWPMRQFGNVVNNYRYAFAAAERIVGLMEYPGTVDDPDDAVDLGGVDGRVSYADVTFQYPEADEASVDDVSFSAEAGDFVGLVGPTGAGKTTLLKLLVRLYDPEEGEIRVDGHDVRDVSLASLREHVGYVSQEPYLFHGTVAENVAYGIDAGDDEIREALSMAGAMEFVTELPEEIDTMVGERGVKLSGGQRQRVAIARAILEDPEILILDEATSHVDNETEVLIQRSLETLTADRTTFAIAHRLSTVRDADTILVMDEGRVVERGTHEDLLAADGLYANLWSVQVGEMEALPEEFIERTAERERAGTGDDD comes from the coding sequence ATGTCCTGGGGCTTTTCGGGCGGCAACGACGACGCGGACACCTTCGAACACCTCCGTGAGGGTGTCGACCGCCCGATGTGGCGGCTCCTCGGGAACTACGGCCGGGGATACATTCCGGAGTTCGTCCTCGGTGGGGTGGCGAGCGTCGTCGCACGGTTTCTCGAACTCATTCCGGCGCTGGTGCTCGGGGTCGCCATCGACGCGCTGTTCGTCGGGGGCCAGGATTTCACGCTGCCGCTCGTCCCGCAGTCGGTCATCCCGGCGGACGAGCCGGGGCAGTTCTGGTTCGCCGTCGGCCTGGTCGGGGCGGTTTATCTGCTCAGCGCCGGGCTGAACTGGGTCAACGGCTGGGCCTGGAACCGCTTCGCCCAGCACCTCCAACACGAGGTCCGGGTCGACACCTACGACGTCGTCCAGCGGATGCGCATGGGCTTTTTCGACGACAAACAGACCGGCGAGGTCATGTCGATCCTCAACAACGACGTCAACCAGCTCGAGAGTTTTCTCACGAACGATCTCAACGCCGGCATCCGGATCTCCGTGCTCGTGGTCGGCGTCGCGAGCGTGATGGTCTGGCTCAACTGGCAACTCGCCATCGTCGCGCTGCTGTCGGTGCCGGTGCTCGCCGTCGCGAGTTACCTCTTCGTCCAGCGGATCGGCCCCAAGTACGGCCGCGTCCGGCGGTCGGTCGGGGCGCTCAACTCCCGGCTCGAGAACAACATCGGCGGCATCGAGGTCGTGAAGTCCTACGGCCGGGAGTCCTTCGAGCGCGACCGTGTCGAGGAGGCCTCCGAGGAGTACCTCGACGCCAACTGGGACGCAATTACGACCCGAATCAAGTTTTTCCCGACACTACGGATCATCACCGGGCTGGGATACATGTTCACGTTCCTCGTCGGCGGGTACTGGCTGCTGTTCGGGCCGCCATCCGTGTCACTCGCCGGGACGACCGTCGGGTTCACGGGCGGGATGACACTTGGCGTACTCACACCGATGTTGCTGTACGCCAGGCGGTTCCTCTGGCCGATGCGCCAGTTCGGCAACGTCGTCAACAACTACCGCTACGCCTTCGCGGCCGCGGAACGGATCGTCGGCCTCATGGAGTACCCGGGCACCGTCGACGATCCCGACGACGCGGTCGACCTGGGCGGCGTCGACGGTCGCGTCTCCTACGCGGACGTGACGTTCCAGTACCCGGAAGCCGACGAGGCCTCGGTCGACGACGTGAGTTTCAGCGCCGAGGCCGGCGACTTCGTGGGCCTCGTCGGCCCGACCGGCGCGGGCAAGACCACCCTGCTCAAACTCCTGGTGCGGCTCTACGATCCCGAGGAGGGCGAGATCCGCGTCGACGGCCACGACGTCAGGGACGTCTCCCTCGCGAGCCTCCGCGAGCACGTCGGCTACGTCAGCCAGGAGCCGTATCTCTTCCACGGGACCGTCGCCGAGAACGTCGCCTACGGCATCGACGCCGGCGACGACGAAATCCGCGAGGCGCTCTCGATGGCCGGCGCGATGGAGTTCGTCACCGAATTACCGGAGGAAATCGACACGATGGTCGGCGAACGCGGCGTGAAACTCTCGGGCGGGCAGCGCCAGCGTGTCGCCATCGCGAGAGCGATCCTCGAAGATCCGGAGATCCTGATTCTCGACGAGGCGACCTCCCACGTCGACAACGAGACCGAGGTCCTGATCCAGCGCTCCCTGGAGACGCTGACGGCCGACCGAACGACCTTCGCCATCGCTCACCGCCTCTCGACGGTCCGGGACGCCGACACCATCCTCGTGATGGACGAGGGGCGGGTCGTCGAGCGCGGGACACACGAGGACCTCCTCGCCGCCGATGGGCTCTATGCCAACCTCTGGAGTGTCCAGGTCGGCGAGATGGAGGCCCTCCCCGAGGAGTTCATCGAGCGCACGGCCGAGCGCGAACGGGCGGGGACCGGCGATGACGACTGA
- a CDS encoding DUF7113 family protein → MRLIRGRAGGTALTGTLYEPGEESPSYEGAPDADAPFVWVCDAFYAVESGGTVQHVDGKDINVAFESPAPRGFADRDRAIAAAEEHVRTQFGRLGLAESAVEIEHETVVSEHSTADQ, encoded by the coding sequence ATGCGACTCATCCGTGGACGGGCCGGCGGGACGGCGCTGACGGGGACGCTGTACGAACCTGGCGAGGAGTCCCCGAGCTACGAGGGCGCGCCCGACGCCGACGCGCCGTTCGTCTGGGTGTGTGATGCCTTCTACGCGGTCGAGAGCGGCGGAACCGTCCAGCATGTCGACGGCAAGGACATCAATGTCGCTTTCGAGTCGCCCGCCCCCCGCGGGTTCGCGGATCGAGACCGCGCCATCGCGGCCGCCGAGGAGCACGTCCGGACCCAGTTCGGCCGTCTCGGTCTCGCGGAATCGGCGGTCGAGATCGAACACGAGACGGTCGTCTCCGAGCACTCGACGGCTGACCAGTAG